The following coding sequences lie in one Oncorhynchus gorbuscha isolate QuinsamMale2020 ecotype Even-year linkage group LG10, OgorEven_v1.0, whole genome shotgun sequence genomic window:
- the pcmtd2a gene encoding protein-L-isoaspartate O-methyltransferase domain-containing protein 2a isoform X1, with product MCMGGNEKTVKMGGAVSAGEDNDELIDNLKQAQYIRSDLVEQAFRAIDRADYYLEEFRDSAYKDLAWRHGNIHLSAPCIYSEVMEALDLQPGLSFLNLGSGTGYLSTMVGLILGPFGVNHGVELHQDVIEYAYQKLEFFIKTSDSFDRFEFCEPCFVIGNCLEIAPESGQYDRVYCGAGVQREQEDYMKNLLKVGGILVLPLEEKLTKITRTGYNSWETKKIIAVSFAPLVLPKHRDNSKSKAVPLPTMFEVRTLQDLARISIRLTLKKTVAGPGPLPRRLAHSRERFRRRRAQHRGSTLLSNRYVFMSRLIPGPMDNNNNRSGTDTEEEQEDEEVEEGNCRVLGDPEEEEEERREGGALLHEAPVNLLRERILGLPLPEPLKMYLLHYREK from the exons ATGTGTATGGGGGGAAACGAGAAG actgtGAAGATGGGAGGAGCAGTGAGTGCTGGGGAGGACAATGACGAGTTGATTGACAACCTGAAGCAGGCCCAGTACATCCGTTCGGACCTAGTGGAGCAGGCCTTCAGGGCAATCGACCGGGCCGACTACTATCTGGAAGAGTTCCGGGACAGCGCCTACAAGGACCTGGCCTGGAGGCACGGCAACATCCACCTCTCAGCCCCCTGCATCTACTCAGAGGTGATGGAGGCCCTGGACCTCCAGCCTGGCCTTTCCTTCCTCAACCTGGGCAGTGGCACAGGCTACCTCAGCACCATGGTGGGACTCATACTGG GTCCATTTGGAGTGAACCATGGTGTGGAGCTGCACCAAGATGTCATTGAGTATGCATACCAGAAACTGGAGTTCTTCATCAAGACCAGCGACAGCTTCGACAG gtttgaGTTCTGCGAGCCCTGTTTCGTGATAGGGAACTGTCTGGAGATAGCCCCAGAGAGTGGTCAGTATGACCGGGTGTATTGTGGAGCTGGGGTGCAGCGGGAGCAGGAAGACTACATGAAGAACCTGCTCAAAGTAGGAGGAATCCTAGTGCtgccattggaggagaag TTGACCAAGATTACTCGAACAGGCTACAACAGCTGGGAGACCAAAAAGATCATTGCTGTGTCATTTGCCCCACTGGTGTTGCCCAAACACAGAGACAACAGTAAATCTAAAGCAGTGCCTTTAC CGACCATGTTTGAGGTGCGGACTCTGCAGGACTTGGCTCGCATTTCTATCCGCCTGACGTTGAAGAAGACAGTGGCGGGGCCAGGGCCGTTGCCCAGGAGGCTGGCCCACAGCAGGGAGCGGTTCCGACGGAGGCGGGCCCAACACCGTGGCTCCACCCTACTCTCCAACCGCTACGTATTCATGAGCCGCCTCATCCCCGGGCCgatggacaacaacaacaaccgctCTGGAACCGACACCGAAGAAGAGCAGGAGGACGAGGAAGTGGAAGAGGGGAACTGCAGGGTTCTAGGAGatcctgaggaagaggaggaggagaggagggagggcggtGCCCTTCTACATGAGGCTCCAGTGAACCTGCTAAGAGAGAGGATCTTGGGTCTGCCGCTCCCTGAGCCTCTGAAGATGTACCTGCTTCACtacagagagaagtag
- the pcmtd2a gene encoding protein-L-isoaspartate O-methyltransferase domain-containing protein 2a isoform X2, whose amino-acid sequence MGGAVSAGEDNDELIDNLKQAQYIRSDLVEQAFRAIDRADYYLEEFRDSAYKDLAWRHGNIHLSAPCIYSEVMEALDLQPGLSFLNLGSGTGYLSTMVGLILGPFGVNHGVELHQDVIEYAYQKLEFFIKTSDSFDRFEFCEPCFVIGNCLEIAPESGQYDRVYCGAGVQREQEDYMKNLLKVGGILVLPLEEKLTKITRTGYNSWETKKIIAVSFAPLVLPKHRDNSKSKAVPLPTMFEVRTLQDLARISIRLTLKKTVAGPGPLPRRLAHSRERFRRRRAQHRGSTLLSNRYVFMSRLIPGPMDNNNNRSGTDTEEEQEDEEVEEGNCRVLGDPEEEEEERREGGALLHEAPVNLLRERILGLPLPEPLKMYLLHYREK is encoded by the exons ATGGGAGGAGCAGTGAGTGCTGGGGAGGACAATGACGAGTTGATTGACAACCTGAAGCAGGCCCAGTACATCCGTTCGGACCTAGTGGAGCAGGCCTTCAGGGCAATCGACCGGGCCGACTACTATCTGGAAGAGTTCCGGGACAGCGCCTACAAGGACCTGGCCTGGAGGCACGGCAACATCCACCTCTCAGCCCCCTGCATCTACTCAGAGGTGATGGAGGCCCTGGACCTCCAGCCTGGCCTTTCCTTCCTCAACCTGGGCAGTGGCACAGGCTACCTCAGCACCATGGTGGGACTCATACTGG GTCCATTTGGAGTGAACCATGGTGTGGAGCTGCACCAAGATGTCATTGAGTATGCATACCAGAAACTGGAGTTCTTCATCAAGACCAGCGACAGCTTCGACAG gtttgaGTTCTGCGAGCCCTGTTTCGTGATAGGGAACTGTCTGGAGATAGCCCCAGAGAGTGGTCAGTATGACCGGGTGTATTGTGGAGCTGGGGTGCAGCGGGAGCAGGAAGACTACATGAAGAACCTGCTCAAAGTAGGAGGAATCCTAGTGCtgccattggaggagaag TTGACCAAGATTACTCGAACAGGCTACAACAGCTGGGAGACCAAAAAGATCATTGCTGTGTCATTTGCCCCACTGGTGTTGCCCAAACACAGAGACAACAGTAAATCTAAAGCAGTGCCTTTAC CGACCATGTTTGAGGTGCGGACTCTGCAGGACTTGGCTCGCATTTCTATCCGCCTGACGTTGAAGAAGACAGTGGCGGGGCCAGGGCCGTTGCCCAGGAGGCTGGCCCACAGCAGGGAGCGGTTCCGACGGAGGCGGGCCCAACACCGTGGCTCCACCCTACTCTCCAACCGCTACGTATTCATGAGCCGCCTCATCCCCGGGCCgatggacaacaacaacaaccgctCTGGAACCGACACCGAAGAAGAGCAGGAGGACGAGGAAGTGGAAGAGGGGAACTGCAGGGTTCTAGGAGatcctgaggaagaggaggaggagaggagggagggcggtGCCCTTCTACATGAGGCTCCAGTGAACCTGCTAAGAGAGAGGATCTTGGGTCTGCCGCTCCCTGAGCCTCTGAAGATGTACCTGCTTCACtacagagagaagtag